One genomic region from Rhinoraja longicauda isolate Sanriku21f chromosome 8, sRhiLon1.1, whole genome shotgun sequence encodes:
- the prkra gene encoding interferon-inducible double-stranded RNA-dependent protein kinase activator A homolog isoform X1 has translation MSEERFTAASKRSSGCTGLEQVIVANPGKTPISLLQEYCTKNGKTPQYELVNSEGQAHLPSFTFRATVGEVSCKGQGQSKKAAKHKAAAAVLNILNGGSPQDTIYDGMSYALQDPEPITSLKQAQNPPNPIGALQELVVQKGWRLPDYSIAEELGPPHKREFAIVCKVETFEETGFGTSKKLAKRAAATKMIAKLQNIPTGWNGGEEFKTEGVSLSNLKHNCAQKSGNEWNGSRGTWDLVRRSPGEKINQLKRSPLSIPNTDYTQMLGEVVEEQGFDVTYLDIDELTVNGQYQCLAELSTHPVTVCHGTGISRGNAHNEAAHNALQYVKIMAGRN, from the exons ATGTCTGAGGAGAGGTTTACAGCCGCGTCCAAAAGGAGCTCTGGATGCACCGG TTTGGAACAGGTGATTGTTGCAAATCCTGGGAAGACCCCGATCAGCTTGCTGCAAGAATACTGCACAAAGAATGGCAAAACTCCTCAGTATGAGCTTGTGAATTCCGAGGGTCAAGCCCACCTGCCCAGCTTCACCTTCAGAGCAACCGTGGGAGAAGTGAGCTGCAAAG GCCAGGGTCAGAGCAAGAAGGCTGCAAAACACAAAGCAGCAGCAGCGGTTCTTAATATTCTGAACGGAGGAAGTCCACAGGACACAATATACGATGGTATGAG ctacgCTTTGCAAGATCCAGAACCCATTACTTCCCTAAAGCAGGCTCAAAATCCTCCCAACCCCATTGGTGCCCTTCAG GAACTGGTGGTACAGAAAGGGTGGAGACTTCCAGATTACAGCATTGCTGAAGAATTGGGGCCTCCTCACAAGAGAGAGTTTGCAATCGTTTGCAAGGTAGAAACATTTGAAGAAACAG GTTTTGGTACTTCAAAGAAATTAGCAAAAAGGGCAGCTGCAACAAAGATGATTGCCAAGCTACAGAATATTCCTACAGGCTGGAATGGGGGAGAAGAATTTAAAACTGAAGGCGTTTCTTTG TCAAACCTCAAGCATAATTGTGCTCAGAAATCAGGAAATGAATGGAACGGGTCAAGGGGCACCTGGGACCTTGTAAGGAGGTCACCTGGAGAAAAAATTAACCAACTGAAGAGAAGCCCACTCAGCATTCCCAACACCGACTACAcccagatgttgggggaagtgGTGGAAGAACAAGGATTTGATGTCACCTACCTTGATATAG ATGAACTAACTGTGAATGGTCAATATCAGTGTTTGGCTGAACTCTCAACACACCCAGTTACTGTGTGCCATGGTACTGGGATTTCCCGTGGTAATGCCCACAATGAGGCTGCTCACAACGCACTCCAGTACGTGA
- the prkra gene encoding interferon-inducible double-stranded RNA-dependent protein kinase activator A homolog isoform X2 has product MSEERFTAASKRSSGCTGLEQVIVANPGKTPISLLQEYCTKNGKTPQYELVNSEGQAHLPSFTFRATVGEVSCKGQGQSKKAAKHKAAAAVLNILNGGSPQDTIYDGMSYALQDPEPITSLKQAQNPPNPIGALQELVVQKGWRLPDYSIAEELGPPHKREFAIVCKVETFEETGFGTSKKLAKRAAATKMIAKLQNIPTGWNGGEEFKTEGVSLKSGNEWNGSRGTWDLVRRSPGEKINQLKRSPLSIPNTDYTQMLGEVVEEQGFDVTYLDIDELTVNGQYQCLAELSTHPVTVCHGTGISRGNAHNEAAHNALQYVKIMAGRN; this is encoded by the exons ATGTCTGAGGAGAGGTTTACAGCCGCGTCCAAAAGGAGCTCTGGATGCACCGG TTTGGAACAGGTGATTGTTGCAAATCCTGGGAAGACCCCGATCAGCTTGCTGCAAGAATACTGCACAAAGAATGGCAAAACTCCTCAGTATGAGCTTGTGAATTCCGAGGGTCAAGCCCACCTGCCCAGCTTCACCTTCAGAGCAACCGTGGGAGAAGTGAGCTGCAAAG GCCAGGGTCAGAGCAAGAAGGCTGCAAAACACAAAGCAGCAGCAGCGGTTCTTAATATTCTGAACGGAGGAAGTCCACAGGACACAATATACGATGGTATGAG ctacgCTTTGCAAGATCCAGAACCCATTACTTCCCTAAAGCAGGCTCAAAATCCTCCCAACCCCATTGGTGCCCTTCAG GAACTGGTGGTACAGAAAGGGTGGAGACTTCCAGATTACAGCATTGCTGAAGAATTGGGGCCTCCTCACAAGAGAGAGTTTGCAATCGTTTGCAAGGTAGAAACATTTGAAGAAACAG GTTTTGGTACTTCAAAGAAATTAGCAAAAAGGGCAGCTGCAACAAAGATGATTGCCAAGCTACAGAATATTCCTACAGGCTGGAATGGGGGAGAAGAATTTAAAACTGAAGGCGTTTCTTTG AAATCAGGAAATGAATGGAACGGGTCAAGGGGCACCTGGGACCTTGTAAGGAGGTCACCTGGAGAAAAAATTAACCAACTGAAGAGAAGCCCACTCAGCATTCCCAACACCGACTACAcccagatgttgggggaagtgGTGGAAGAACAAGGATTTGATGTCACCTACCTTGATATAG ATGAACTAACTGTGAATGGTCAATATCAGTGTTTGGCTGAACTCTCAACACACCCAGTTACTGTGTGCCATGGTACTGGGATTTCCCGTGGTAATGCCCACAATGAGGCTGCTCACAACGCACTCCAGTACGTGA
- the pjvk gene encoding pejvakin, whose translation MFAAATKNFVKQIGNTGRLKPVPDLSEADRYQPLSLVTKRTKSFPWKKKKYHSTPFTLKDILVGEKEVSAGVSSYQLLNYEDKSDVSLRGKVGNHVINDVGFNINGSYSVVIKASFGIVTKHEVEVPILLREIINRKIDVEHCLVRQLKERQRAVLCVVMESIRTTRQCSLTVHAGMRGKTMRFQIDNGQNHKGWDKALVIPAHTTIAFSVFELYVHLDGHFELCVTSESKGGFEKEQLTEQLGGLMNRFSVWKLRRCLSDFFYGSPFRSDEKTLDGFGNSDLYLEDLVADYYEKATSMTDISTNYLRDNAHTRVNLLNNNIAKGPCVLCGMGSSRRETVYGCLECSFNGQKYVRLHVVPCFDLWHKRVR comes from the exons ATGTTTGCTGCAGCCACTAAGAATTTTGTGAAACAGATTGGGAATACAGGCAGACTGAAACCTGTTCCTGATCTGAGCGAGGCCGACAGATATCAGCCACTCAGTCTCGTCACAAAACGGACAAAATCCTTTCCATGGAAAAAGAAGAAATACCACTCCACGCCATTCACGCTGAAGGACATTCTTGTCGGGGAAAAAGAGGTGTCAGCTG GTGTCTCTTCATATCAGCTGCTCAATTATGAAGATAAGTCAGATGTTTCACTCAGAGGGAAAGTGGGCAATCACGTTATTAATGATGTTGGATTTAACATTAATGGATCATATTCAGTGGTAATCAAAGCTTCATTTGGAATAGTAACAAAACACGAGGTTGAGGTGCCAATACTGCTCCGGGAGATCATCAACAG AAAAATTGACGTGGAGCATTGCCTTGTTCGCCAGCTGAAAGAAAGGCAACGTGCTGTACTGTGTGTCGTCATGGAGAGCATTCGCACCACCCGGCAATGCTCACTCACTGTGCACGCCGGCATGAGGGGGAAAACAATGAGG TTTCAGATCGATAATGGACAAAATCATAAGGGTTGGGACAAAGCCCTTGTCATCCCGGCACACACAACGATTGCATTTAGTGTCTTTGAGTTATATGTCCATTTGGATGGTCATTTTG aATTGTGTGTAACATCCGAATCAAAAGGTGGGTTTGAGAAGGAACAATTAACAGAGCAATTGGGTGGATTGATGAACCGATTTTCAGTGTGGAAACTGCGGAGATGTCTGTCGGACTTCTTTTATGGTAGCCCATTCAGATCAG ATGAGAAAACGTTGGATGGCTTCGGAAATTCTGATCTTTATTTGGAGGATTTGGTCGCCGACTATTACGAGAAGGCTACGAGTATGACAGATATTTCCACCAACTACCTTCGGGATAACGCCCACACACGAGTCAACCTTCTCAACAACAATATTGCCAAAGGACCCTGCGTTCTTTGTGGCATGGGAAGTTCCCGAAGAGAGACAGTGTACGGATGCCTCGAGTGCTCATTCAATGGACAAAAGTACGTGAGACTGCATGTGGTACCCTGCTTTGATCTGTGGCACAAAAGAGTCAGATAA